The following proteins are encoded in a genomic region of Methylobacterium tardum:
- a CDS encoding TIGR00730 family Rossman fold protein — protein MAPVRTVCVYCGSGFGRDPAFREAAELLGTALAEAGMRLVYGGGDVGLMGTVARAALEAGGHVTGIIPDFLQAREHMLADIQETVVVPDMHTRKRLMFERSDAFVTLPGGIGTLEELAEQLTWAQLGRHRKPVVLVSVAGFWSPLLALFEHMRGHGFIREGLDLSYLVAREAAEVVPLLREAGHEPDPQAEEIVQQRM, from the coding sequence ATGGCCCCGGTGAGGACAGTCTGTGTCTATTGCGGCTCCGGCTTCGGCCGCGACCCCGCCTTCCGCGAGGCCGCGGAGCTGCTCGGGACCGCGCTGGCCGAGGCCGGGATGCGCCTCGTCTACGGCGGCGGCGATGTCGGCCTGATGGGCACGGTCGCGCGGGCGGCGCTCGAAGCCGGCGGCCACGTCACCGGCATCATCCCGGACTTCCTCCAGGCGCGCGAGCACATGCTGGCGGACATCCAGGAGACCGTGGTGGTGCCCGACATGCACACCCGCAAGCGCCTGATGTTCGAGCGCTCGGACGCCTTCGTGACCCTGCCGGGCGGGATCGGCACCCTGGAGGAACTCGCCGAGCAGCTGACCTGGGCGCAGCTCGGGCGGCACCGCAAGCCCGTGGTGCTGGTCTCGGTCGCCGGGTTCTGGTCGCCGCTGCTCGCCCTGTTCGAGCACATGCGCGGCCACGGCTTCATCCGCGAGGGGCTCGATCTCAGCTACCTCGTCGCCCGCGAGGCGGCCGAGGTGGTGCCGCTGCTCCGCGAGGCCGGCCACGAGCCGGATCCTCAGGCCGAGGAAATCGTCCAGCAGCGGATGTGA
- a CDS encoding LysM peptidoglycan-binding domain-containing protein — protein MSGQVRRSLALALAGLFGGLGLVAALFGGESLRRLTGRDAAEPPAAATTVPQGSVPGLADPGAMAKATDPAIDFRNDLPKAAMPGSAGPSPAEPGAPASPTPGARSAGSGRPAGAPGAAEAPRFDIVRVEPNGDAVVAGRGAPHAEVEMLVDGKPVAKAMADASGQFAIVPPALPAGSSTIRLRMTAKDGQAASSQQSVAVSVAPGRDRQPLVALTAPDAATVVLSQPDAAGPAAPARIANAAPGQPTAPNRQAAGDGRAAAHPGPAQPTRIVSVDVQGNGRLFVTAAGTPGATLRLYLNDTLIAPGSIGPDGRASFTIGRGVKPGQYHVRIDQIDAATGKVASRAEVPLAVPEPAPVAAREPAAPSGGQGIAREAPRVAARETAQTPEAAAPRQPASPAPAPAGMAPAPDATPDTRHLAAETGTPARAGAVFVPEISTARITRGDNLWRISQRTYGRGERYTVIYDANQTQIRDPDLIYPGQIFVLPPDKRG, from the coding sequence ATGTCGGGACAGGTGCGGCGCAGTCTCGCCCTGGCGCTCGCCGGCCTGTTCGGTGGCCTCGGGCTCGTGGCGGCCCTGTTCGGCGGCGAGTCCCTGCGCCGGCTGACCGGTCGGGATGCGGCGGAGCCACCGGCGGCCGCCACGACCGTGCCGCAGGGCAGCGTGCCCGGGCTCGCCGATCCCGGGGCGATGGCGAAGGCCACCGACCCCGCGATCGATTTCCGCAACGATCTCCCCAAGGCTGCCATGCCCGGTTCGGCCGGGCCCAGTCCGGCCGAACCCGGGGCGCCCGCATCGCCCACGCCCGGCGCCCGATCCGCCGGATCCGGCCGGCCGGCGGGGGCGCCCGGAGCCGCCGAGGCGCCGCGCTTCGACATCGTCCGGGTCGAGCCGAACGGCGACGCCGTGGTGGCCGGCCGCGGGGCGCCGCATGCCGAGGTCGAGATGCTGGTCGATGGCAAGCCGGTGGCCAAGGCAATGGCCGACGCCAGCGGGCAATTCGCGATCGTGCCGCCGGCGCTGCCCGCGGGTTCCAGCACGATCCGGCTGCGCATGACCGCCAAGGACGGGCAGGCGGCCAGCTCGCAGCAGAGCGTGGCGGTGAGCGTCGCCCCGGGCCGGGACCGCCAGCCGCTGGTCGCCCTGACGGCACCGGACGCGGCGACCGTGGTCCTGTCGCAGCCCGACGCAGCCGGACCGGCCGCGCCCGCCAGGATCGCCAACGCGGCACCCGGACAGCCGACAGCGCCCAACAGGCAAGCGGCCGGGGACGGCCGCGCGGCGGCCCATCCCGGGCCGGCGCAGCCGACCCGCATCGTCAGCGTCGACGTGCAGGGCAACGGGCGCCTGTTCGTGACGGCGGCCGGCACGCCCGGTGCGACGCTCCGGCTCTACCTCAACGACACGCTGATCGCGCCCGGCAGCATCGGCCCCGATGGCCGGGCGAGCTTCACCATCGGGCGCGGGGTCAAGCCCGGCCAGTACCACGTGCGGATCGACCAGATCGATGCGGCGACCGGCAAGGTGGCGTCCCGCGCCGAGGTGCCCCTGGCCGTGCCCGAGCCGGCGCCGGTCGCGGCCCGCGAGCCCGCGGCGCCGTCCGGCGGCCAGGGCATCGCCCGGGAGGCCCCCAGAGTGGCCGCCAGGGAGACCGCTCAGACCCCGGAGGCAGCCGCGCCCCGGCAACCCGCGTCGCCCGCACCCGCGCCCGCCGGGATGGCCCCCGCGCCCGACGCGACTCCCGACACGCGCCATCTGGCGGCCGAGACCGGCACCCCGGCCAGGGCCGGGGCCGTGTTCGTGCCGGAGATCAGCACGGCCCGGATCACCCGCGGCGACAACCTCTGGCGGATCAGCCAGCGCACCTACGGTCGGGGCGAGCGCTACACGGTGATCTACGACGCGAACCAGACCCAGATCCGGGATCCGGACCTTATCTACCCCGGCCAGATCTTCGTGCTTCCCCCCGACAAGCGGGGCTGA
- a CDS encoding glycosyltransferase family 2 protein, giving the protein MRVVYEDMPGIEEIYPEQCSPQPSLSDLVAHNFVQTNSVLYRWRYHGAEAFVFGEGIAPGDWYVHLMHAEVGRIGFLPEVMAVYRKHAAGMWATYATELARHKKLGNAEIAFFRKLRGHFGGRYAAGYEAAQKSIFRRLAEAYLDEEDVPSLGRLIDANPDIARTALRDMGLDAPDALSGDPDALRGWLIEQLTVSVVVTAYNHAADIGRCLDAVLSQRGLFRMQVVIGDDKSTDGTAEIVERYRARDPERIVVRPRPQNLGMLRNMQDCLSACTGRYIAFCEADDYWLSDRKIALQMRMLRNDRALDMCFNWVLLHYPATGSYVPHDEQGRYPTGTISFPVLANSPLTANFSCCFYRAEALRRVPEAYYENAAAADWLMNLYIADKGRIAFLRELLSVYTIQEKGQWSGLPENIKNARIAQYQKQFAGIFGEGRGFEKYEVGCTVAELDGELPDSFARANLEAPQDRVWAEIQDGQVVLAGWVVSASRAKATLVAEVDGEVQRIPVDVHRPDVIAAVLGDMPTTMEEARCGFRFTLPYALHLEVLLSIEVEHEVVPWLSVIFTHRVKRKAEAALNP; this is encoded by the coding sequence GTGCGCGTCGTCTACGAGGACATGCCGGGGATCGAGGAGATCTACCCGGAGCAGTGCAGCCCGCAGCCGTCGCTGTCCGACCTCGTCGCCCACAATTTCGTCCAGACCAACAGCGTGCTGTATCGCTGGCGCTACCACGGCGCCGAGGCATTCGTGTTCGGCGAGGGCATCGCCCCGGGCGACTGGTACGTCCACCTGATGCATGCCGAGGTCGGGCGCATCGGCTTCCTGCCGGAGGTGATGGCGGTCTACCGCAAGCACGCGGCCGGGATGTGGGCGACCTACGCGACCGAGCTCGCCCGGCACAAGAAGCTCGGCAATGCCGAGATCGCGTTCTTCCGCAAGCTGCGCGGCCATTTCGGCGGCCGCTACGCGGCGGGCTACGAGGCCGCGCAGAAATCGATCTTCCGGCGGCTCGCCGAGGCCTATCTCGACGAGGAGGACGTGCCGAGCCTCGGGCGGCTGATCGACGCCAATCCCGACATCGCCCGGACGGCCCTGCGCGACATGGGCCTTGATGCGCCGGACGCGCTCTCCGGCGACCCGGACGCCCTGCGCGGCTGGCTGATAGAGCAACTCACCGTTAGCGTCGTCGTCACGGCCTACAACCACGCCGCCGATATCGGCCGCTGCCTCGACGCGGTCTTAAGCCAGCGCGGGCTGTTCCGGATGCAGGTGGTGATCGGCGACGACAAGTCGACCGACGGGACGGCCGAGATCGTCGAGCGCTACCGGGCGCGCGACCCGGAGCGGATCGTGGTCCGGCCCCGGCCGCAGAATCTCGGCATGCTGCGCAACATGCAGGATTGCCTCTCCGCCTGCACGGGCCGCTACATCGCGTTCTGCGAGGCGGACGATTACTGGCTGTCCGACCGCAAGATCGCCCTGCAGATGCGGATGCTGCGCAACGACCGCGCCCTCGACATGTGCTTCAACTGGGTGCTGCTCCACTACCCGGCGACCGGCTCCTACGTGCCGCACGACGAGCAGGGCCGCTATCCCACGGGCACGATCAGCTTCCCGGTCCTGGCCAATTCGCCGCTCACCGCGAACTTCTCCTGCTGCTTCTACCGCGCCGAGGCCCTGCGCCGGGTACCGGAGGCGTATTACGAGAACGCCGCCGCGGCCGACTGGCTGATGAACCTCTACATCGCCGACAAGGGCCGCATCGCGTTCCTGCGCGAATTGCTGTCGGTCTACACGATCCAGGAAAAGGGCCAGTGGTCGGGCCTGCCCGAGAACATCAAGAACGCCCGGATCGCCCAGTACCAGAAGCAGTTCGCCGGCATCTTCGGCGAGGGGCGCGGCTTCGAGAAGTACGAGGTCGGCTGCACCGTGGCCGAGCTCGACGGGGAATTGCCGGATTCGTTTGCCCGGGCGAACCTCGAGGCGCCGCAGGACCGGGTCTGGGCCGAGATCCAGGATGGGCAGGTGGTGTTGGCCGGCTGGGTCGTCTCGGCGAGCCGCGCCAAGGCGACGCTGGTCGCAGAGGTCGACGGCGAGGTCCAGCGCATCCCCGTGGACGTCCACCGGCCCGACGTGATCGCGGCGGTGCTCGGCGACATGCCGACCACCATGGAGGAGGCCCGCTGCGGCTTCCGCTTCACCCTACCTTACGCGCTCCACCTCGAGGTGCTGCTCTCCATCGAGGTCGAGCACGAGGTCGTGCCCTGGCTCTCGGTCATCTTCACCCACCGGGTGAAGCGGAAAGCAGAAGCCGCGCTGAATCCGTGA
- a CDS encoding BadF/BadG/BcrA/BcrD ATPase family protein, whose translation MQAPHPSLSAQSNGIRLLAIDAGASKTIAVLADAHGAELSRARGAGAHIGLLGAGVWDVVLPTAAAALAEVGSALVPQQLHCCLAIAGGEHVAALAAARAASPRFGRLQIVSDGLAALSGCLGATEAGVMVAAGTGTVAWARSRQGKTTKAGGHGFPAGDEGGGAWIGLQLIRHTLLRTDTAELDALANAVLDRFGGDIARLHAWLPIASPADYATLAPIAFDLVGSGGPASAILRSAARELVHLAERADPSGELPLAVTGGLAAPLRPWLSETTRRPIRITADAVIRGALSMARETDAPVSAPALVSGCASIAGRIVTPAGVVTGELRFRRLIEEARPGPVDEDAPLILPGFIDLQVNGGGGHDIMAGDPDAVRGTGRFHRTRGVTTWLPTVITEAADELERVTRSVAAARADSQLGESDMAGLHLEGPFISATRRGTHGPHTAAPSWDLVSRLHALVPLRVLTLAAELPGALLVTALAREAGIRVQLGHSNATYDEAAAFFAAGGSGVTHLYNAMSPLQGREPGVVGAALAHATSAQIIADFIHVHPGALRAALRTISDLFCVSDAVAAAGMPDGDYSLGGVSIRKRGDRVSNTAGALAGSAAPLDVAWRNLRALGLTVTDATRRVSALPAGYLGLKDRGALQPGLRADIVVMDDVGMVTQVYVEGEPGDAR comes from the coding sequence ATGCAGGCTCCACACCCATCCCTCTCCGCACAGAGCAATGGGATCAGGCTGCTGGCTATCGATGCGGGAGCCAGCAAGACGATCGCGGTCTTGGCAGACGCGCACGGAGCCGAGCTATCGCGGGCGCGGGGAGCGGGTGCGCATATCGGCCTGCTCGGCGCAGGGGTCTGGGACGTGGTCCTGCCGACCGCCGCTGCTGCCCTCGCCGAGGTGGGCTCGGCGCTCGTGCCCCAGCAATTGCATTGCTGTCTGGCCATCGCGGGTGGCGAGCATGTGGCCGCGCTCGCGGCGGCCCGCGCGGCTTCGCCCCGGTTCGGGCGTCTCCAGATCGTGTCGGATGGTCTCGCCGCCCTGAGCGGCTGTCTCGGTGCAACGGAAGCGGGTGTCATGGTCGCGGCTGGCACCGGCACCGTCGCCTGGGCCAGATCGCGGCAAGGCAAGACCACGAAAGCGGGCGGGCACGGCTTCCCGGCCGGGGATGAGGGCGGGGGAGCCTGGATCGGCCTGCAATTGATCCGACATACGCTGCTCAGAACCGATACCGCAGAGCTCGACGCACTCGCGAATGCCGTTCTCGACCGCTTCGGCGGCGATATCGCGCGACTGCACGCGTGGCTGCCGATCGCAAGTCCGGCCGATTACGCGACCCTGGCGCCGATCGCCTTCGACCTCGTCGGGAGCGGCGGGCCCGCATCAGCGATCCTGCGTTCGGCGGCACGCGAGCTTGTGCACCTTGCCGAGCGAGCCGACCCCAGCGGCGAGCTCCCCCTGGCCGTGACGGGCGGTCTCGCGGCGCCTCTGCGGCCCTGGCTCAGTGAAACGACGCGCCGGCCCATACGGATCACCGCTGACGCCGTGATCCGCGGAGCCCTCTCCATGGCTCGTGAGACGGACGCTCCTGTCAGCGCTCCGGCGCTGGTGTCCGGGTGTGCGAGCATCGCCGGCCGGATCGTCACGCCCGCGGGTGTGGTGACGGGCGAACTCCGCTTCCGCCGCCTTATCGAAGAGGCTCGTCCGGGCCCGGTGGATGAGGATGCACCACTGATCCTGCCGGGCTTCATCGACCTGCAGGTGAATGGCGGCGGCGGCCACGACATCATGGCGGGCGACCCGGACGCCGTGCGCGGTACGGGGCGCTTCCATCGCACCAGAGGCGTTACAACCTGGCTGCCCACGGTCATCACCGAAGCGGCCGACGAGCTGGAGCGCGTCACCCGCTCCGTCGCCGCAGCACGTGCCGACAGCCAGCTCGGTGAGTCGGACATGGCGGGTCTACACCTCGAAGGCCCTTTTATCAGCGCCACGCGGCGCGGCACGCACGGCCCCCACACCGCCGCGCCGAGTTGGGACCTCGTCAGCCGCTTGCATGCCCTTGTTCCCTTGCGCGTCCTGACCTTGGCTGCAGAGCTTCCAGGTGCGCTACTTGTGACGGCTTTGGCGAGGGAGGCCGGCATCCGCGTGCAGCTCGGCCACTCCAACGCGACTTACGACGAGGCTGCTGCCTTCTTCGCCGCGGGCGGCTCAGGCGTGACCCACCTCTACAACGCGATGAGCCCCCTGCAGGGCCGGGAGCCGGGTGTGGTCGGGGCCGCACTGGCACATGCGACGAGCGCGCAGATCATCGCCGATTTCATTCACGTGCACCCGGGCGCGCTGCGCGCCGCCTTACGGACGATCTCCGACCTCTTCTGCGTCTCAGATGCGGTGGCGGCTGCCGGTATGCCGGACGGCGATTACAGCCTCGGCGGGGTATCCATTCGCAAACGGGGGGACCGGGTCAGCAATACCGCAGGCGCACTGGCCGGCTCAGCCGCGCCGCTCGACGTCGCATGGCGCAACCTGCGGGCACTGGGATTGACCGTCACGGACGCGACGCGCCGAGTCTCGGCACTCCCGGCTGGCTATCTTGGGCTGAAAGACCGTGGGGCGCTTCAACCCGGGCTGCGGGCCGACATCGTGGTCATGGACGATGTAGGCATGGTGACCCAGGTCTACGTGGAAGGGGAGCCTGGCGATGCACGCTAG
- a CDS encoding SIS domain-containing protein yields MAREIAEVPAVAAPLCAGWAEAERVASVLRARRFPFAVVCGRGSSGHAGVYLRYLIETRCGLAVSASAPSVVTGYDRPPRMEGALFITISQSGRSPDLVAATRTARQCGALTLALVNDAASPAAAAADLVLPIEAGPERAVAATKTVVNSMVASAALVARWSGDDALIRGLAALPGRLAAASNLDWSAWTADLAGAPAAFVTGRGHGLGSVREIALKLAETLRLPALGYSAAELRHGPRAAIQPGTPVLAFRQDDQLAEGIDALVQDLRRADLRVHACGGPNGNLPWLAPDHAACDPIAMLVPAYRAIEREARRRGLDPDAPVGLTKITETL; encoded by the coding sequence ATGGCCCGCGAGATCGCCGAGGTGCCCGCGGTCGCCGCCCCTCTCTGCGCCGGCTGGGCTGAGGCGGAGCGCGTCGCCTCAGTCCTCAGGGCCCGTCGCTTCCCGTTCGCGGTCGTATGCGGTCGCGGAAGCTCGGGTCATGCGGGCGTCTACCTTCGCTACCTGATCGAGACCCGATGCGGGCTCGCCGTCTCGGCATCGGCCCCCTCCGTCGTCACCGGCTACGATCGCCCGCCGCGAATGGAGGGCGCGCTCTTCATCACCATCTCGCAATCCGGCCGGTCGCCGGACCTCGTCGCGGCGACGCGCACCGCACGCCAGTGCGGCGCCCTCACGCTCGCGCTCGTGAACGATGCGGCCTCACCCGCCGCGGCGGCCGCCGATCTGGTCCTGCCGATCGAAGCCGGGCCTGAGCGGGCGGTCGCGGCAACGAAGACGGTGGTGAATTCGATGGTTGCGAGCGCCGCACTGGTCGCGCGCTGGTCCGGCGACGACGCGCTGATCCGTGGCCTCGCGGCTCTGCCGGGTCGCCTCGCTGCGGCCTCCAACCTCGACTGGAGCGCCTGGACCGCCGATCTCGCGGGCGCGCCGGCCGCCTTCGTCACGGGCCGCGGTCACGGCTTGGGCTCGGTGCGGGAGATCGCGCTCAAGCTTGCTGAGACCTTGCGCCTGCCGGCCCTCGGCTACAGCGCCGCGGAACTGCGGCACGGGCCGCGTGCCGCGATTCAGCCCGGGACCCCGGTGCTGGCATTCCGCCAGGACGATCAGCTCGCCGAGGGGATTGACGCGCTTGTGCAGGACCTCCGGCGCGCGGATCTGCGCGTGCACGCCTGTGGCGGGCCGAACGGTAACCTGCCTTGGCTTGCGCCCGATCACGCCGCCTGCGACCCCATCGCCATGCTGGTGCCCGCCTACCGCGCGATCGAGCGCGAAGCCCGCCGCCGCGGTCTGGATCCGGACGCGCCTGTGGGCCTCACGAAGATCACGGAGACTCTGTGA
- a CDS encoding N-acetylmuramic acid 6-phosphate etherase, with product MSTEWASPRFSELDAWESADILQALWEGQLAAVAAIGPALPAMEAAAAAAEAGLRRDGRLLYVGAGTSARIGVQDGAELPPTFDWPEERLGFAVAGGEGALVQAVEGAEDSTQDAALWAEHAEIRSDDVVIGLSASGITPFTLAVLRRARDRGAVTIGIANNPDTPILRDCTHPILVATGAEAIAGSTRMKAGTAQKIVLNLLSTLIMIRLGRVYRGRMVAMRATNTKLRRRGVAMVAQIAGCDAETAASALAAAEGDIPRAVLVALGIDRDDAASLLMRNGGNLRAALAEAGPA from the coding sequence ATGAGCACGGAGTGGGCGAGCCCCCGTTTCAGCGAACTCGACGCCTGGGAGAGTGCCGACATCCTGCAGGCGCTCTGGGAGGGACAACTCGCGGCCGTCGCCGCGATCGGGCCCGCGCTTCCGGCCATGGAAGCGGCCGCAGCGGCCGCCGAAGCCGGCCTGCGCCGCGACGGGCGCCTCCTTTATGTAGGGGCCGGCACCTCGGCACGGATTGGCGTCCAGGACGGGGCGGAGCTGCCGCCGACGTTCGACTGGCCGGAGGAACGCCTGGGCTTCGCCGTAGCGGGCGGCGAAGGTGCGCTGGTCCAAGCGGTCGAGGGGGCCGAGGACTCGACGCAGGACGCGGCGCTCTGGGCCGAGCACGCCGAGATCCGGTCGGACGATGTCGTTATCGGGTTGTCCGCAAGCGGGATCACGCCGTTCACCCTCGCCGTCCTTCGCCGTGCCCGCGATCGCGGTGCCGTCACCATCGGGATCGCGAACAATCCCGACACGCCAATTCTGCGTGACTGTACCCATCCGATTCTCGTGGCGACCGGCGCAGAAGCGATCGCCGGCTCGACGCGGATGAAGGCGGGAACCGCGCAGAAGATCGTGCTCAATCTGCTCTCGACGCTGATCATGATCCGGCTCGGGCGCGTCTATCGCGGCCGTATGGTCGCGATGCGCGCCACGAACACCAAACTGCGCCGACGGGGCGTCGCGATGGTGGCGCAGATCGCCGGCTGCGATGCCGAAACCGCGGCCAGCGCCCTGGCCGCGGCCGAGGGGGACATCCCGCGCGCGGTGCTTGTCGCTCTCGGGATCGACCGCGATGACGCGGCCAGCCTGCTCATGCGCAACGGCGGCAACTTGCGCGCGGCTCTGGCCGAAGCGGGGCCGGCATGA
- a CDS encoding metallophosphoesterase — translation MLTRRGLLSRPALTGALVTAGGLISTGYAMAFEPYRVQVTTYRLSPQGWPPGLRLRIALLTDFHAHPRCMGEAEIAAVVDRTNALAPDLTVLLGDYGSQSAGPVPLETIAGILRNLTAPKGVYAIQGNHDWGDDREARRRGHGPTRTERALRASGIPFIENTAVQLDLPVPLWLAGLESEDTPRAQEPFEWFRLDTLTRTLRDVPVGEPVILLAHEPDVFALDLDPRVVLTLSGHTHGGQIRILGWSPWIPSRYGLRYAYGHVVERGRDLVISAGLGSHFVAGRPLRLGAPPEIVIVDLERQDAPTS, via the coding sequence ATGCTCACGCGACGCGGACTGCTCTCCCGCCCTGCCCTGACCGGCGCCCTGGTCACGGCAGGCGGCCTCATTAGCACAGGATACGCAATGGCGTTCGAGCCATATCGTGTGCAAGTCACCACCTATCGCCTGTCGCCCCAGGGCTGGCCGCCCGGCTTGCGCCTGCGGATCGCACTCCTGACCGACTTCCACGCTCACCCGCGATGTATGGGCGAGGCTGAAATCGCGGCTGTGGTCGATCGAACCAACGCGCTCGCTCCCGATCTCACGGTGCTCCTGGGAGACTACGGCTCGCAGAGCGCAGGCCCGGTGCCCCTCGAGACCATTGCCGGTATTCTGCGCAACCTCACGGCACCGAAGGGCGTCTACGCCATCCAGGGCAACCATGACTGGGGCGACGATCGGGAAGCGCGCCGCCGTGGCCATGGCCCGACGCGTACCGAACGAGCGCTGCGGGCGTCCGGGATACCGTTCATCGAGAACACGGCGGTGCAACTCGACCTACCCGTGCCGCTTTGGCTGGCCGGGCTGGAAAGCGAGGACACGCCGCGCGCGCAAGAGCCGTTTGAGTGGTTCCGCCTTGATACCCTCACCAGAACGCTCCGGGATGTACCGGTAGGCGAGCCCGTCATCCTGCTGGCGCATGAACCGGACGTCTTCGCCTTAGACCTCGACCCACGGGTGGTCTTGACGTTATCGGGTCATACGCACGGCGGCCAAATCCGCATCCTGGGCTGGTCGCCCTGGATCCCATCACGCTACGGCCTGCGATACGCCTATGGCCATGTTGTCGAGCGGGGACGCGATCTCGTGATATCGGCTGGTCTGGGATCCCACTTCGTAGCTGGCCGCCCGCTACGCTTGGGTGCGCCGCCCGAGATCGTCATTGTTGATCTCGAGCGGCAAGACGCTCCTACATCTTAG
- a CDS encoding sugar transferase: MLTRAEALAHPGFSASQRRSEVTDRAEQAVGQVSGAAELVAGAVLPEAPFVARGLRLDWAAKRGLDVSVAVTALFLLLPLLLLIAAIVWAGDGKAPIFRHMRIGRDGRRFGCLKFRSMVTDGEAVLAAHLASSPQARAEWAETHKLSDDPRITAIGHVLRKTSLDELPQLWNVLRGEMSLVGPRPIVAAEIARYDHAFATCFAVPPGVTGLWQVSGRSDTTYAERVALDLDYATRWSLRRDLAIMLRTIPAVLAQRGSR, translated from the coding sequence ATGCTGACTCGCGCCGAAGCCCTTGCTCATCCTGGCTTTTCTGCATCGCAGCGTAGGTCAGAGGTGACCGATAGGGCCGAGCAGGCGGTCGGGCAGGTCAGCGGAGCGGCTGAGCTCGTGGCCGGGGCGGTTCTGCCGGAGGCGCCGTTCGTCGCGCGCGGCCTGCGGCTGGACTGGGCGGCCAAGCGGGGTCTGGACGTCAGCGTGGCGGTGACCGCGCTGTTCCTGCTCCTGCCGTTGCTCCTGCTCATCGCGGCGATCGTCTGGGCCGGCGACGGCAAGGCGCCGATCTTCCGCCACATGCGCATCGGCCGCGACGGACGCCGCTTCGGCTGCCTGAAGTTCCGTTCCATGGTCACCGACGGCGAGGCCGTGCTCGCCGCGCACTTGGCTTCCAGCCCGCAGGCCCGAGCCGAGTGGGCGGAGACCCACAAGCTCAGCGACGACCCGCGCATCACCGCGATCGGTCACGTGCTGCGCAAGACCTCGCTCGACGAGCTGCCCCAGCTCTGGAACGTGCTGCGCGGCGAGATGAGCTTGGTCGGCCCGCGCCCGATCGTGGCCGCTGAGATCGCCCGCTACGATCACGCATTCGCCACCTGCTTTGCCGTGCCGCCCGGCGTGACCGGCTTGTGGCAGGTCTCAGGCCGGTCCGACACGACCTATGCCGAGCGCGTGGCGCTGGATCTCGACTACGCCACCCGCTGGAGCCTGCGCCGGGATCTCGCCATCATGCTCCGCACCATCCCAGCCGTCCTCGCACAGCGCGGAAGCCGATAG